The Azospirillum thermophilum genome contains the following window.
CCGACCGAGGACGAGATTCTGGAGTCCGAGGACGGTGCCCGCCGCCTCGCCTCCTTCCTGATCGGGCGGGTCGCGAACCAGGTCCGCACCGGCCTGCGCAACGGCCGGTGCGAGCTGACCCTGGCCTTCACCGCCTGAGGCGGCGCTCAACGGCACGGCACCCGGCCGGATCAGGCCCGGCGCAGTCGTCCGCTGATGGTCCGGGGGCCAGGGAGAACGGGGTAAGGCCGCCATCGCGGGGAACCCCCGCAGGGGGCGGCCTTCGCTCAATCCCCGTCTCGTCGTCGATCTCCGTCAGCCCAGCGTGTGCTCGATCAGGATGTTCAGGCCGATGCCGATCAGGATGATGCCGCCGAACAGCTCCGCCCAGCGGCCGAGCCGGTCGCCCGCCGCCCGGCCGATCAGCACGCCGCCGAAGGCGACCGCGAAGGTGACGGCACCGATCAGCATGGCGGTGGTGACCATGTCGATGTCGACCAGGGCCAGCCCGGCCCCGACCGCCGCGGCGTCGATGCTGGTGGCGACGGCGGTGGTCAGCAGGGCCATCCAGCCGCTGCGGCTGTCCGCCTCCTCATCCTCTTCGCCCGCCAGGAAGTTGCGGATCATCGCGCCGCCGACCGCCAGCAGCAGGCCGAAGGCGATCCAGTGGTCCACCGCCTCCACGAGGCTGGCGAAGGCGATGCCCACCGCCCAGCCGAGCAGCGGCATGGCGCATTGGCAGATGCCGAAGGCGGCACCGACCCGCATCGCCTCCGGGAAGCCCGGACGGCGCAGGACGGCGCCACGGCCGAGGGCGGCGGCGAAGGAATCCATGGAGAGGCTGAAGGCAAGCGCCAGGGAGGTGCCGATCATTCTGCTACGCGTCTCCGGCCAGACGGAACGACAGTGGATGCGGACCGACTCCGGCTGGCCTCCGGAGGTCTCCGCTCCACTGGTCTCGCCTGGTCGCCTGACGGCCACTGCCCGCGCCATGGCGGTCTCCGCAAGCGGGACCATCCAAGTCTGTTGACGCGCGCCCCGCCCGGAACCGGCGGGTGGCTACTCCCCAATGACGGGCGAGTTCCTACAGGAAGTAGGGGCTTGCGTCAACGCCGGCGGCACCGCCTGCGGCGATCGGCCGCCCGCCGCCCCTGTTCCAAGGCCCCGTTTCAGAGCCTCCGTCACAGGACCGGGCGGCCCCGCACATAGGTCTGGCGCACCGCCCGGTCGTCGCCCAGCGTCATCAGGATGAACAGCTCCTCCTCCAGGTCGCCGGCCACCGTCTCCATGCGGTGTTCCATCGCGGCGGTGGCGCGGGGGTCGAGCACGACGAGGTCGGCCCAGCGGCCGGGCTCCATCATGCCGATCTCCCCCTCCATTCCCAGCGCCGCCGCGTTGCCGCGCGTCATCAGGTCGAAGGCGGCGAGCGCCGGCAGGTTCTGCCGGCCGAGCTGCAGCACCTTGTAGGCCTCCGCCGCGGTGCGCAGCATCGAAAAGCTGGTCCCACCGCCGACGTCGGTGGCGAGCGCCACCCGCACCGGCCGCTCCGGCCGGCGCAGCGAGGCGAGGTCGAACAGGCCGCTGCCGATGAACAGGTTGGAGGTCGGGCAGAAGACCGCGACCGAGCCGCTCTCCGACAGGCGGCGCTGCTCCTCCTCGCTCAGGTGGATGCAATGGCCGAAGAGCGAGCGCGGCCCCAGCAGCCCGTAGCGGTCGTAGACATCGGTATAGTCGCGGGCCGCGGGGAACAGCCGGCGGACGGTGGCGATCTCCTCCGCGTTCTCCGACAGGTGGGTCTGCAGGAAGACGTCGCCATGCTCGCGCAGCAGCGCGCCCGCCGCCTCCAGCTGCGCCTCGGTCGAGGTGATGGCGAAGCGCGGGGTGACGGCATAGCGCTGCCGCCCGCGTCCGTGCCAGCGGCGGATCAGCGCCTTGCTCTCCTCATAGCCGCGCCCGGCGCTGTCGGTCAGGGCGGCCGGTGCGTTGCGGTCCATCATCACCTTGCCGGCGATCATGCCGGCGCCGGCGCGCTCGGCCTCCGCGAACAGCGCCTCCACCGATGCGGGATGGACGGAGCCGTAGGCGACGGCGGTGGTGGTGCCGTTGCGGAACAGCTCCTCCAGGAAGAAGCGGGCGTTGCGGGCGGCGTGTTCCGGGTCGGCGTATCTCTGCTCCTCCGGGAAGGTGTAGGTCTCCAGCCAGTCGAGCAGCCGCGCGCCGTAGGAGGCGATGACCTGGGTCTGCGGCAGGTGGATGTGGGTGTCGATGAAGCCCGGCAGGATCAGGGCGTCGGGATGGTGCGCCACCGCCACCCCGGCGGGCAGGCGGCCGGCCAGTTCGGCATGGGGGCCGACGGCGGCGATGCGGCCGTCCTCGGCCAGCAGCAGGCCGTCCTCGATATAGCGGTAGCTCGCGCTGTCGCCGGGGCCGGCGGGAGCCTGCCGGAAGCTCAGCAGGCGGCCGCGGATGGCGGTGGTCTCAACCATTGTCCTGTCCCGTTCGTCCCTTTCGGCCGCCGTTTGCCGGCCGTTCTTCGTGGTGCCGCCCGGCCGTCACTCTCGCCCGGTCCAGGCGGCCAGCACGGCGCGCTCCCCGGCGGTCAGGCCGGTCACGTTGGCGGGCGGCATAGCACGGCTGAGCCCGGCCTGCACGCGGATCGCCCCGGCATGGCGCAGGATGGCCGCCGGGCTGTCGAGCGTGACGCCGCGCGGCGCGGTGACGATGCCCTCCCACACCGGCTGGGCGGCATGGCACATGGTGCAGCGGGTGGAGACGATCTCCTCCACCTCGGCGAGGCCGACCCTGGCTCGTGGGCCGGCCGGCCGGGTGGCGGCGCTGTCGCCGGCCGGAAGGGCGGGGCCGAAGCCGCTCAGCCAGACCGCCGCCAGCATGCCGGCGGCGGCCACGCCCCAGGTCCACCAGGGCGTCGGCTTGCCGGCGTGGCGCGAGTTGAAGAAATGGCGGATCGCCGCGCCGGCCACCAGCACGATGGCGACGATCACCCAGTTGAAGCGGGTGGAGGTCGCCAGCGGATAGTGGTTGCCGATCATCAGGAAGATGACCGGCAGCGTCAGGTAGTTGTTGTGCAGCGACCGCTGCTTCGCCTTCTTCCCCAGGGCCGGATCCGGCGTCTCGCCGCGCAGCATGGCGGCGATGGTCCTGCGCTGGTTCGGCATGATGACCAGGAAGACGTTCGCCGCCATCATGGTGCCCATCAGGGCGCCCATCTGCAGCATGGCGCCGCGTCCGCTGAACAGCCGGGTCATCGCCCAGGCCGTCGCCACCAGCAGCACGAACCCCGCGGCGGCGAGGGCCGCGTCGTTGCGCCCCAGCGGCGACCGGCACAGCCCGTCATAGGCGAGCCAGCCGGCGGCGAGCGCCGCGACGCTGATCGCCACCGCCTGCCAGGGCTGCAGCGCCAGCACCTCCGCGTCGATCAGGAACAGGTCGGCGCCGCGGTAATAGAGGACGCACATCAGGAAGAAGCCGCTGATCCAGGTGGTGTAGGCCTCCCACTTGAACCAGGTCAGCTCGTCGGGCAGCCGCGGCGGGGCGACCAGATACTTCTGCATGTGGTAGAAGCCGCCGCCGTGGATCTGCCAGGCCTCCCCCGCCGTGCCGGCCGGCAGGTGGTCGCGCCGCCTCAGCGAGGCGTCGAGATGGATGAAATAGAAGGACGATCCGATCCAGGCGACCGCGGTGACGACGTGCAGCCACCGGCCCAACAGGTTGACCCACTCCCAGATGATCGGATCCATCCCGCCCGCCTCCTTCGCGCCGCACCATGACCGGGACAACTGTAAGGCCGGACGGGCGCGGGGCGGAAGCGCGGCAGCCGCGCGAACTGCTTCAAAGAATCGTGAAGGGTCGTCCCGGCGGCCTGTGCTATCACCGGGGCCGTTCGTGACGAGGGCCGGTCATGCCGATTACCCGCATCAGTGTCGATAACCCCGTCTTCGCCACCATGATGATGGTGGCCCTGATGGTGCTGGGCCTGTTCTCCTACCAGCGGCTGGGGGTCGACCAGTTCCCCGACGTCGATTTCCCGGTGGTGGTGGTCTCGACCCAGTATCCCGGCGCCAGCCCGGAATCGGTCGAGACCGACGTGACCCGCCCGGTGGAGGATGCGGTCAACACCATCGCCGGCATCAAGACGCTGACCTCCCGCTCCTACGAGGGGCAGTCGGTGGTGATCGCCGAGTTCGACCTGAAGACCGCCTCGGCCCAGGCGCTGCAGGACGTGCGCGAGAAGGTCTCGGCCATCCGCGCCGCCTTCCGCGACGAGGTGAAGGACCCGCAGATCACCCGCTTCAACCCCGACGACCAGCCCATCCTGTCGATCGCGGTGAAGTCGGACATCCGCGGCCTGCGCGACCTCACCACCCTGACCGACCAGATCATCGTGAAGCGGCTGCAGAACGCCCGCGGCGTCGGCAAGGCGACCATCGCCGGCGGCGTGAAGCGCCAGATCCTGGTGCGCCTGAAGCCCGAACGGCTGGAGGCGCTGCACATCGGCGTGGACGAGGTGATCCGCACCATCCGCAGCGAGAACCAGGACGTGCCGGCCGGCACCGTCTCCGGCAACGGGGCGGAGCGGGTGGTGCAGGTGGACGGCCGGGTGGCGGAGCCGCGCCAGATGCTCGACCTGATCGTGGCGCGCCGCGGCGGCGCCCCGGTGCGGCTCGGCCAGGTGGCGGAGGTGCTGGACGGGCAGGAGGAGCAGGACTCGGCGGCCCTCTTCAACGGGGTGCCGGCGCTCGCCGTCGACATCGTGAAGATCCAGGGTTCCAACACGGTGGAGGTCGCCCGCGGCCTCTACCGCGCCATCGACGAGCTGAAGGCGGCCGGCTCGCTGCCCTCCGACGTGACGCTGGAGGTGGTGCGCGACAGCTCCCGCGGGATCACCAACTCGCTGACCAACGTGCAGCGCACCCTGGTGGAAGGCGGCGCGCTGACCGTGCTGATCGTGATGATCTTCCTGGGCTCCTGGCGCAGCACCGTCATCACCTCGCTGACCCTGCCGGTGGCGGTGCTCGGCACCTTCGGGGTGCTGGCCGCCTTCGGCTTCACGCTGAACGTCATGACGCTGATGGCGCTGTCGCTCGCCATCGGCATCCTGATCGACGACGCCATCGTGGTGCGCGAGAACATCATGCGCCATCTCGGCCGCGGCCAGACCCACCGGCAGGCGGCGCTGGACGGCACGGCGGAGATCGGGCTGGCCGTGCTGGCCACCACGCTGACCATCGTCGCGGTCTTCCTGCCGGTCGCCTTCATGGGCGGCATCATCGGGCGCTTCTTCTTCCAGTTCGGCGTCACCGTCTCGGCTGCCGTGCTGATCTCGCTGTTCGTCTCCTTCACGCTCGACCCCATGCTGTCCAGCCTGTGGTACGACCCGGCGGCCCACGGGCGCCACGGCCGCGGCCCCTTCGGCCGCTTCGCCGCCGCCTTCGAGCGGGGGTTCGAGCGCATCGCCCACGGCTATGGCCGGATGCTGCGGCTGGCGCTGCGCCGGCGCTGGCTGGTGCTGCTGGCGGCGGGGCTGATCTTCTTCGGCAGCTTCGCGCTCGTCCCGCGCATCGGCGTGGAGTTCGTGCCGGCCGCCGACCTCGGCGAACAGGTGATCGACGTGGAGACGCCGGTGGGCTCCTCCCTCGACTACACCGCGGCCAAGATGCGGCAGGTGGAGGCGGCGATCCGCGAGTTTCCGGAGATCGCCTACACCTACACCACGGTCAACACCGGCGTGTCGGTCGGCAAGAACCGCGGCAGCGTCTACATCCGCTACAAGCCGATCGAGCAGCGCCGGCGCTCGCCCAACGACCTCGCCCCGCTGCTCCGCGACCGGCTGTCGGCCATTCCCGGCATCACGGCCGGCGTCGGCATTCCCGGCGTCGGCGGCACCCAGAAGCAGATCCAGGTGTCGGTCCAGGGCCGCGACATCGCCGAGCTCGACCGCATCTCCCGCCGGGTGGTGGAGGCGATGCGCGGGATCGCCGGATTCGTCGATCTCGACACGACGCTGAAGGCGGCCAAGCCGACCCTGTCGGTGCGGCTCGACCGCGAGATCGCCAGCGACCTCGGCATCGGCACCGGCCAGGTGGCCGAGACGCTGCGCCCGCTGTTCGCCGGCGACAAGGTGTCGAGCTGGAAGGCGCCGGACGGCGAGAGCTACGACGTGCTGGTCCGTCTGCCGGAGACCAGCCGGACGGGCCGCGCCGACCTCGACCGCATCTACCTGACCGGCAGCGCCGATGCCAACGGCACGCCGCGCATGGTGCCGCTGTCCCAGGTCAGCCATGTGGAGACGACGCTGGGCGCCTCGCAGATCAACCGCCGCGACCTGCAGCGCGAGGTGAACGTGCAGGCCAACGTGCAGGGCCGCGCCGTCGGCGACGCCGGCCGGGAACTGCAGGCGGCGCTGGCGGCGATCGAGCTGCCGCCGGGCTACCGCATCGTCTATGGCGGCTCCACCAAGGACATCGCCGAGACGACCGGCTATGCCGCCCAGGCGCTGGCGCTGGCCGTCATCCTGATCTACCTGATCCTCGCCTCGCAGTTCGGCAGCTTCCTCCAGCCGGTCGCCATCATGGCGTCGCTGCCGCTGTCGCTGGTCGGCGTGTTCCTCGGCCTGCTGGCGGCGGGCAGCACGCTGAACATCTTCAGCGCCATCGGCTTCATCATGCTGATGGGGCTGGTGACCAAGAACGCCATCCTGCTGGTCGATTTCGCCAACCAGGCCCGCGCCCGCGGTGCCGACCTGCGCGACGCGGTGGTGGAGGCCGGCATCATCCGCCTGCGCCCGATCATCATGACGACCATGGCGATGATCTTCGGCATGATCCCGCTGGCGCTCGGCCTGGGAGAGGGGGCGCAGCAGCGCGCCCCCATGGCGCACGCGGTGATCGGCGGCCTCA
Protein-coding sequences here:
- a CDS encoding manganese efflux pump MntP family protein, which translates into the protein MIGTSLALAFSLSMDSFAAALGRGAVLRRPGFPEAMRVGAAFGICQCAMPLLGWAVGIAFASLVEAVDHWIAFGLLLAVGGAMIRNFLAGEEDEEADSRSGWMALLTTAVATSIDAAAVGAGLALVDIDMVTTAMLIGAVTFAVAFGGVLIGRAAGDRLGRWAELFGGIILIGIGLNILIEHTLG
- the guaD gene encoding guanine deaminase, producing the protein MVETTAIRGRLLSFRQAPAGPGDSASYRYIEDGLLLAEDGRIAAVGPHAELAGRLPAGVAVAHHPDALILPGFIDTHIHLPQTQVIASYGARLLDWLETYTFPEEQRYADPEHAARNARFFLEELFRNGTTTAVAYGSVHPASVEALFAEAERAGAGMIAGKVMMDRNAPAALTDSAGRGYEESKALIRRWHGRGRQRYAVTPRFAITSTEAQLEAAGALLREHGDVFLQTHLSENAEEIATVRRLFPAARDYTDVYDRYGLLGPRSLFGHCIHLSEEEQRRLSESGSVAVFCPTSNLFIGSGLFDLASLRRPERPVRVALATDVGGGTSFSMLRTAAEAYKVLQLGRQNLPALAAFDLMTRGNAAALGMEGEIGMMEPGRWADLVVLDPRATAAMEHRMETVAGDLEEELFILMTLGDDRAVRQTYVRGRPVL
- a CDS encoding urate hydroxylase PuuD, with the protein product MDPIIWEWVNLLGRWLHVVTAVAWIGSSFYFIHLDASLRRRDHLPAGTAGEAWQIHGGGFYHMQKYLVAPPRLPDELTWFKWEAYTTWISGFFLMCVLYYRGADLFLIDAEVLALQPWQAVAISVAALAAGWLAYDGLCRSPLGRNDAALAAAGFVLLVATAWAMTRLFSGRGAMLQMGALMGTMMAANVFLVIMPNQRRTIAAMLRGETPDPALGKKAKQRSLHNNYLTLPVIFLMIGNHYPLATSTRFNWVIVAIVLVAGAAIRHFFNSRHAGKPTPWWTWGVAAAGMLAAVWLSGFGPALPAGDSAATRPAGPRARVGLAEVEEIVSTRCTMCHAAQPVWEGIVTAPRGVTLDSPAAILRHAGAIRVQAGLSRAMPPANVTGLTAGERAVLAAWTGRE
- a CDS encoding efflux RND transporter permease subunit — protein: MPITRISVDNPVFATMMMVALMVLGLFSYQRLGVDQFPDVDFPVVVVSTQYPGASPESVETDVTRPVEDAVNTIAGIKTLTSRSYEGQSVVIAEFDLKTASAQALQDVREKVSAIRAAFRDEVKDPQITRFNPDDQPILSIAVKSDIRGLRDLTTLTDQIIVKRLQNARGVGKATIAGGVKRQILVRLKPERLEALHIGVDEVIRTIRSENQDVPAGTVSGNGAERVVQVDGRVAEPRQMLDLIVARRGGAPVRLGQVAEVLDGQEEQDSAALFNGVPALAVDIVKIQGSNTVEVARGLYRAIDELKAAGSLPSDVTLEVVRDSSRGITNSLTNVQRTLVEGGALTVLIVMIFLGSWRSTVITSLTLPVAVLGTFGVLAAFGFTLNVMTLMALSLAIGILIDDAIVVRENIMRHLGRGQTHRQAALDGTAEIGLAVLATTLTIVAVFLPVAFMGGIIGRFFFQFGVTVSAAVLISLFVSFTLDPMLSSLWYDPAAHGRHGRGPFGRFAAAFERGFERIAHGYGRMLRLALRRRWLVLLAAGLIFFGSFALVPRIGVEFVPAADLGEQVIDVETPVGSSLDYTAAKMRQVEAAIREFPEIAYTYTTVNTGVSVGKNRGSVYIRYKPIEQRRRSPNDLAPLLRDRLSAIPGITAGVGIPGVGGTQKQIQVSVQGRDIAELDRISRRVVEAMRGIAGFVDLDTTLKAAKPTLSVRLDREIASDLGIGTGQVAETLRPLFAGDKVSSWKAPDGESYDVLVRLPETSRTGRADLDRIYLTGSADANGTPRMVPLSQVSHVETTLGASQINRRDLQREVNVQANVQGRAVGDAGRELQAALAAIELPPGYRIVYGGSTKDIAETTGYAAQALALAVILIYLILASQFGSFLQPVAIMASLPLSLVGVFLGLLAAGSTLNIFSAIGFIMLMGLVTKNAILLVDFANQARARGADLRDAVVEAGIIRLRPIIMTTMAMIFGMIPLALGLGEGAQQRAPMAHAVIGGLISSTLLTLVVVPVILTYLDGLSTRLKRRFAHKDPDAEAPGMPAE